tacaatattttgattttgattttgccatagtTGAAGGTCTTACAGTAGCCATAGTTGAAGGTCGTATAGTGTCCATAGTTGTTTATAGTCTTGtcttttgaaaatgcctgtatcaagtcaggaatatgacagttcttgtccattcgtttttgttgtgttttgccatttgattctgcatgtgattatggactttccgattagattttccactgagttcagtatttttgtgattttacttttttgtaattgGTGAATAGTTGTATTTTTGACAAGTACTATCTCCAACGGTATTTTTTTATGGGGCACAATCTAAATACATTCCGAACCGTtatgtatatttctatttttacaaGGCATTATATCAATAATCTAAAAGAAAGTTACCAACATTAAACAAATAAACCGTTTCATTTGAACGGAAAAAACCCAAACACCTGGGACTTTTCTTCAAACTGAGTCAAGGCATACTTTATCATAAGGCATCAAATCTTATTACAAACCAAATTACAAATCCGGAATACAAACTTACACCGAGAGATGCATATCAACTGTGAGAgggaaacaacagaaacacttaggAAATTAAACAAATCACAATGCAACTCACACAGCTCACACACAACTCTCACATTTAActgcaaaaatattttaaactttctgCTTAGGTGAAGTTTACATGTTATGACGTCAAACACGTGAAGCAATGCATGTGATTTTTGAACTAGATTTTTTTATGTgcttttggtaaatattttcagATTGTGTGACACAGTGATTAAaaggtaccaaagggacagtcaaactcataaatctaaaacaaactgacaacgccatggctaaaaatgaaaaaagacaaacagacaaacaatagtacacatgacacaacatagaaaataaaagaataaacaacacgaaccccaccaaaaactaggggtgatctcaggtgctccgcaagggtaagcagatcctgctccacatatggcacccgtcgtgttggttatgtgatatcaaatccggtaaatagtctaattcggtaggtcacattacccatattttgactgttttacctagtatgtctgttttgttcacgcatcgttgtaagtCTAAtgcaatttgatgcgactgtcatacaattgagaggtttggcgctatttaaccaggttcaatcacatttgaaaatgcctgtactaagtcagaaatatggcagttgttgtcaaatcgtttgatgtgttttatcatttgattttgcaatttgataagggactctcctttttgaatttcttctgagttcagtattttgtgattttacttttttttgacaaaataattgtTTAGTTGAATTGAACTGTTTTTATACTATATTCTACCTCTATTAGTTTGTTGAACCTCCATTGGGCCATTCTGCTCAATAGCAATAGTGTTATCTTCATTTTGTATATGAACTGTACCGTCTCCGGTAAAACGTATACTGGGTGTTCgcttctttttgtttttcttccgtTTCTTTTCCAGTTCAGAATGTTGCTAAATTGTAATAACAAAAAGGATATATCAtatgttttataactatttttactTGCGTTGATCACGATTGTTTGTATCATTCCTtccatgtttacaattagtttaaagATCTTCATGTATTCATCTAGATCAGCTGTTGATATTTGAACTATTGATTATAGTGATAATGATTGagcatttttaatatattaaagttgaaaaaaatgacaGTTTAAAAATAATGTGATTCCGATGCGCTATTCCTGAATGCTTGCTTAGAAACACATGAAATCCAGTAATGTTTCAATACTGGATCAACATTATTTCGTTGCAACAATCTAAGTTAACATTTCTTtgattaataatttttataatatacgAAAGCTTACATCAGTAGCTGCTATGGAATCGCTATATTTTCTATATAGTGCATCATCACTGGCAGTTCTAGAACGTAATACATCATTGGAATGAGGCGATCTCTCGCTTACGAGTGCTGTCTTTGTAAACAATGGAGTATCAGTTACACTAATGTTCTTTTTTTGCTGTGATTCCTGTTGTCTTAGATTTTCACTTAATCTATTCATTTCATCGCGGagtttttgtatttcattttcagTCTCAATGACTTCCCTTCTACCATCATCTTGTTTACCACCGCTCGCTACTACTTTTTCCTCCAGCAGTTTCTAGAAAGTAAATTAAGCCAATAGTTTATGATACCTTTGATTGTATAACTGATGCCGTAGGTAAagaaactagaggttttaaagagactgtgtcgctcaccttggtctatgtgaatattaaataaaggacgcagatggattcatcacaaaattgtgttttgatgatggtaatgtgtttgtacatcttacttaactgaacattcttgttgcttacAATTATATGTATCTAtgatgaacttggcccagtagtttcagttgaaaattgttaaaaattgactgtaaaggacaataactccttagggggtcaattgaccatttcggtcatgtgacctatttgtaaatcttactagtactttgctgaacataattgctgtttacagtttatctctatctataataatattcaagataataaccaaaaacagcaaaatttccttaaaattaccaattcaggggcagcaacccaacaacgtgttgtccgattcatctgaaaatttcagggcagatagatgttgacctgataaacaattttgccacattcagatttgctctaaatgctttggtttttgagatataagccaaaaactgcattttacccctatgttctatttttagccatggcgtccatctcggttggttggccgggtctccggacacattttttaaacaagataccctaaagatgattgtggccaagtttggattaatttgacccagtggtttcagaggagaagatttttgttaaattaaacgacgacggacgatgacgacggacgacgacgacggacgacgacgccggacgccggacgccggacgccaagtgatgggaaaagctcacttggccctttgggtcaggtgagctaaaatagAATTGAAGACAAACATATAAAACTCATTATTTCTACTTTGATTCAGATACTTTAAAACTGAACTAGTATTTGGTGTACAAATTTCGAATTCAATTAGCAAGATCACTGAAATACTTTGTATAACTGAACTTTGATAATACGTGTGAGCATTTAGTGACTGGTTAATTGTCGTTTGTCTGTTGTCCAGCGTCATATGTTTTAAGCATAACTAAATCGTGATTAAGTCAACAAGATCATGAATACATGTTATATGGTTCATAAATACTTAGAATACCTGATTTTGAGTGTATTCTTTTATTCTGTCTTCAAAAATTCTTAAGCGCTCCTTGCACTCTTGAACTTGATCTTTCAGCTTCTGCATCTTCCTGTCTCCTTTCCTTTTTACGTTTTCAATTTCTTCtgtatttttattgatttgttctttgatttcattgttattttggAGCATTTTTTCCTGAACAGTTTGCTGTATTACCGTAACGTCTTCTTTCACTTGGTTTATagaattgtttgtattttcaTTAATGTCTCTACTCATTTCAATCATTTTACTATTCATTATAGTTTCCATCTTGGCTTGTGCAAtattctgaagaagaaaaaaatagaatttgaaaagCATTGTTTTTGATTTAATAAAGTAAACAACAACTCATTATCAGTCGAATTAATTAAAAATTCCTGTGTGAATCATTTTCTGTACATCGTCATTACCATTCCAGTTTATGTCACTCCTTTGACTACTAGAAATATCATTGATTCGGTTTTTGTTTATATACACCCGTGTAGCTATTTATTAAACATGTAACATCTGTAACACCAAGGTTTaacggattatgtaaaatgtgtcaaaagagtcaaaaattagttttatggttcaataaaatcaaaataaattattgccattcattataaataaatttctatcaaaaataaggctcaaagaactttttatattatgtatattaacaataacaacatacacacatgttggcgtatgaatacacaacgtcagagtgggcgtattgccattaaaattgacaacattgaaaataaaactaataattttaaccaatcagaagacagaaaaacaccaaatttatttatttaacaaaaattgcaaaTCTAATGAACCTTGTTATAAAATTTGAGTTGATATcttgacaattttattttattttatcccgGGACATTACATTAgctttgtaaaattttatttgttgGTATTGGGTTTGGAATGTTTTACAGTAACTGCGATTACTTGTAAAttggtactttgtgtcttttgatTTTATGTTAGGTTTTATTTGGTGCATTGTGCTGATCTTATTAATGTAGGCATTAAAGATTGATTTGTAAACGTACTGACacaaatatgttatatatatgccttcccaagtcaggagcctgtaatttattTGCTTGTCTtagttttttttctgtgatatttGATTTTCGCTTATTGTTTGACAAATTGTTTGGAAGTCTAAAGGTTatctttgaattttcgaaaaactaaggattttcttatcccaggaatagattaccttagccgtatttgtcacaactttttggaattttggatcctcaatgctcttcaacttcgtacttgtttggctttatatattttaatatgagcgtcactgatgagtcttatgtagacgaaacgcgcgtctggcgtactaaattataatcctggtacctttgataactattaacatcactgggtcgatgccactgctggtggacgtttcgtccccgagggtatcaccagcccagttgtcagcacttcggtgttgacatgaatatcaattatgtggtcatttttataaatttcctgaatataaaattttgaattttcgaaaaactaaggattttcttatccaaggaatagattaccttagccgtatttggcacaactttttggaattttggatcctcaatgcttttcaacttcgtacttgtttggctttataaatattttgagatgagcgtcactgatgagtcttatatagacgaaacgcgtgtctggcgtactaaattataatcctggaactaATTATCGACTTTTGAGTTTTGAAcattggtatactactgttgcttttatttattaaaacctCTTCATTTGGATAGTTTTGTTGAATAGTTATCGTATTGACAATtgtaccacatttccttattgtATGTGACAACAATGTATTTGATGCCATATTCTGATGTTATATGTtcaatttattgtattttttttttaacatggtaCAACATTGATGATTACGTGAGACAACATGTACGTGAATTCGTCACTGTAATAAAGTATACAAAAGAATTGAGACGGTATTTGAGACATATGTTACAGGATATTTgctgcttttttattttttataaaacatttgaaaataacaCATAATAAATTTAATAAGTCCGAAACGCTTTTCTGACTTCACCTTTTAATATCaggaacattaaaaaaaaagtcagctaataaaaaagtatatatttatagaGGATCTTACATTGATTTGTGCTGAAGTTCTGTCATGTTATATTGTCATTAAAGTGCTATATTCAACATTGCCACAAAAGCGCGAGGTGGCTATcagcaaaaccaggttcaacccatcattttgtcttaaaatgtccagtaccaagtcagaaaaatggcagttgttatcttcgAGTTCATTTCTTTGAGTGTTGCGTTGTTgttttggttttggtttttttttggcacttcagtgtttctgttgtttcgttgttcctcttatagttgatgtgtttacctcagtttgagtttgtgacccggatttgttttctctcaattgatttatgacattCGAACCGCTATACCACTCTTGCCTTCATTTTGGACCTAATTGGtcaaacattaatttaaaaatatttatcaaagccATCAAATTTCTGTATTGATACAGATATTGACtgttatgttatatatttgtttctcgATCTGAATCGTGGttataaaacaatgaattatCTTTACGTTTTCTCGTTACCTCAATGTCATTTCTCGAGATTACATGCTGAGGAAAGCCACCATTAGATTGTGCTTGATGATTACTGGCACCAGAATCTGAAAGGATACACTATATAATTTTGTGGCATTTCGTTTTTATTATATTCTTTACATTTGCACATGATCACTTGTGTCAAATGCAATGTTCTTTGCTTCAAACATGCCATGTCATAGATGGTTTATAATAAAGGATTTGTTTGCTCATGAGGataaaggtgatatttacagacGCAAGATATTGTATCGtataaaggttgcatttctgtaaatattgacaatgcaatttccaataggaactccttttacggctcaaactgtaccacttttactatgaagttttgaaaaaatctcatcctagaattgaaagttcatttgcATCACAATTttgttcaaaggtcaaaatatagggctatGCGGCATaatttcaacgtttatatgccctgaacgtCTCAGAGTTttaactaacactaattttcttaactacccctacctcgaatgaaaggttaccacagatctcaatgtaaacaatatgcacatgttaaTGTACTGGTAACATTCACAAGTTATGtctcatgtggagcaggatctgcttacccttccggagcacctgagatcatccctagtttttggtggggtttgtgttgtttattttttagttttctatgttgtgtcatgtttactattgtttttttgtttgtctttttcaattttagccatggcgttgtccgtttgttttagatttatgagtttgactatccctttggtatctttcgtctctcttttatgtCTCTGGGAGATGgtacacagagagcataactgggacgcagtatgtaaacaaaattaattttctatgaatattcaagatctttCCTAAAGAGGCGTGTTTGGAGCAACAGCTGTATTTACAGAGTGCAACCTAGCAGAtgttgttcatttataaaatttataacatgatgattaatatactgtggattcatttattttcgtgggtaccaattttcgtggattaagaaaatcttgcatgttcgtggatatttaatttcgtggttttgccgagtCTGTATATATAAACCTTTATAAAAGTTTGTATTCGTTgatcatttaatttcgtggttctgttgtacccacgaaatccacgaaaattggtatccaacgaatattaatgaatccacagtacatgtaTTATGCTATTGTTAATATTTCTGTTCTCACCCGAAAAAGGGACATTATTGCCCGATACGTCCTCTGAATTAGATCTGGATTTGTTATTTAGACCTCCGTCACTAAGTTCTTCTTTCTCTGTCGATCTGTTTAACTTAATGTTCTCATTTTGACTGTTTGACTTAGATTTAGATTCTAATtcttgatatttaattttgtggttgtCTACAGGAGAACTCATTGCAATATCGTCCGACTTTCTTTTACTCTGTTCATCGCTTTCGTAAGGTTTTGCTGCATCACTATGCTCATCATCTGGTACATATCCGTTATTTTGTCCATTAGGTATATCATTGCTCTCATTGGCTGGAATATTAATTTTAGATAAATCTGAAGAAGTTGAATACATGTTCTCCTCTGtgtcagatatttttttcttctttttctttttgtgtcGTTTTCTAATCTTATCGTCTGTGTCTGTATGAACGCTGGTTTCAGGCTCCAGCTTTATATTACTTTGTTCTGTGTCTTTCTGATTTTCGTTGATTGTATTGCTAACTTCGTTATTTTCAATTTCGCTATTTACTTCTTTAGAACTGGTGTCAGTTGTGTCATTGTGTTTTGTAGAGATTGTTTCACTTTCGTCAACTCTACAACTAACAGTTTTATCAACATTAATTGTTTTTGGATGCACCACATCTTTCTCTTCAATTGCATGTTCTATCTTaagattttcatttttcttttgaacACCATTTGAACGATCATTACTTTCTATAGAGTGTCTGTCGTTACCTTCAGTATCTTCATTCACAACAAGGCGATTTTTCTCATCTTCCGCTGGTGAAGTTCTTGAACTTTGATTgctgtacaaaaaataaagacaaataagtTTGAACACCCCCCCTTCCTCCccccaaacaaaacaaaacaaaaaaacaacaacaaaaaacaattctgctttttttttttattattggacaTTACAGAGATAATGCTTAAAGCTATCACCAATAACAACAAGATATAAGAAAAATATGTCGCCTGattaagtttctttttttttaaagtaaatattataTGCCTCATAAGCCATGCAGATCAAATTGTCCGATTAATAGAACGAGTCGCGGgtcaaacataaattaaaaatataaatcacaACTCGTTTCACTAGTATGCAGAAATGGCCCACGATTAAAACCACGCCTATATAGTTTTTTGTGGTTATGTAACTATATATCTTCACCCAGTTCAGCGATATACTAGTACAGACGATTCCATTTTAAAAATTAGGatgtgatttttgtttttttagcaaAATGTTTCATATACGAGTTTTACTTACTGTTTTCGATAAAGTACATATATCAATATTACAACTACCAAAATCCCTACAATTATAGCCACAGGTACTACGATTACAGTTATGTTCTGGCTGTGCTCATTTGAATCTGCTAACGTATTTGTGTCGTTTGTctgaaaatcaaaaaaataaatgagttctttaaattttattgctgacataacttttaataaataaactACATGTTGACCGCCAAATCATATTTATAATACTTAAATgatcaaatataattataagaaaaattCACAAGTCAAGAGGACTAATACATATCCATATAAATGACAAAAGCAGATGCAACAACAAGAACAACACAAATCTGTTTAAACACACTACAAAGAATAATAAACATAATACCATATGAACCTATCCTATGTTGCAATTTTACTCAAATGTTATAACAGAATAAAATGTTGTTACTCCAAGAGTACTTCCGAATGTAAATACATGATAAGTCATATAAGACGATTAAAGGCAACATACagtgtttatttaaaaatgtgACAACCTATCAAACGTCTTCTGGTTTtacactttaacatgtttaattttaataatatcttGCAAAATACGTAAAAAAATTGATTATCCGGTTGTCTGTATATTGATGTATCATAATAGCAGCTGCACGCACGATACAATGTGAAGCCTTTTTGAGTTTGTTCGCAGCGCTAACTTGACAAAAAAGAAGTATATTGTGACTTGCAGCTGAAATTCAATCGATTGATAGAGAACAcattctatttttctattttcatttacatgaaataaaaaaaaaacctccgtTAACAAAGACAACCAATAACACAGGTTAAAAAAAGATTgttgttcttttttgttttgaaataggGAAACTAAGTAGCTGCTTCTGGTTGAAAATAGTAAATTCTGGCATCATCATGTGATGTATAGTTTTATACATTTTGCATCTTCTTTGAATGTACTCGACAGACTACACGTAcataatattttaagaaatactGATGTAGTATTATTGCACATGAGACTTCTCTCTGACAGAGACCTTATGAAAAAGAATTGAACAACTTTATCATGTATAAGtcacaatacggccttcaacaataatcaaAACCCATACATTGTCGCCAGacaaattaagataaaaaaaaataaacaagaaactAGATAaccgctattttacgaaattttcctttggtcttgctgactgataattttctTTCTCAGCGTATTCGAATGATATGAAAATTGCCGCTAGAAACTATGGACGCAAATGCCCGTTGTTCACGAAATTTTAAACAACGTCTTCATAGctaaatagcaataaacagattatcattggtgaTCTCAACTTAATTGCTTTTCTCATTTTCACCGTTACATCTCAagagagaaaatcaatctcgttgagataatcCATGATACTGTATAATTATAGTCCACAATATATGATCAAAGTGACTTACAGTTTGGGTTGTATCATTATATGAATAGGTACTGTATCCTTCCTTTGTTGTGATCGGTAGTAGTATATCAGTGAGAACACCACTTGCTTCGCTCGTTTTAAATCCAGCTGTATTTCTTCCGTCTGATACTGTTGTCGTTGATTTAGACGTCGTATGCAATGTACTTAATGTTGTCGATGCTTTTATTGTTGTTCTGCTAATATTTAATGTGGTCATCATGTATGTAATTGGGCTTCTGCTAATATTCAAAGCGGTGACTTTCCCAGTGGATAAAATTGTTGTGTCtcctattaaaaaataataataatctttcgCGGTTGAATTATTTGATAACTCTGCAATCAAAAATAACACTAACTAAATTAGTAGACTCCAACACGTTTTTTTTCCTAACTAACCTTTTCCGGAATGCTCAAACAAAAACTTTTGTAATGTCATGAAGagctattttacaaaatttacacaaAAAGAGTTGCCAAATCCatcgtatttcaatattttctgagGCAGTTTGGACCTATATTTCTCAATTTATGaacaaagaatttttttatttttttttataaatcagtaGTAAAGAATTGACTAATAAAAATATGATACCGTCAGATACTATTAAGAAAAGATTAGAAATCTGACGTGACTTGTACGAAGGttcctttaccatgtttactctTCGaatcagtttatcaataaatgcTCTGGTTTCCAGTTTATTTGAAGGTAActtttgtaattatttataagaAACATGAACATGTTCCCTTTACAATAAAGATACCTCATGATATTTagcatttgtttctttcttaaatattctatcttttttctttcttttgagtAATTAAACTGCCGTTTCATTCTGTAATCCtttaattcattcaaaattttaacggAGTATAGATCTTATACGGTGCTAAAATAAGGCAAAAGCCGTAAGTTTAAGCATTTTTGTATATACTCTACAATGTATACATGAATATAAGTAAAAGGAgatatttatgatttaaaaagagacaactatccacaaaagttcaaataaagttaatGCAAGCAATTTTAgacaaccgtacggcctttaatGAAAAAAACCCAGACCGTATGTCTTGTACCAATTAAGGTCGGCTTTAGTGTGCCATTACCTTTTTAATCATCAGTCACTGTGTCATTTTTCACGTcatgtatttacatttatatgtatttatattgtggTATAACTCACCACAGCCTATACAATGTATTCCACAAAAGTTCGAGTTTTTACAAACTACATCAATTGAAAGCGTAATTCTGTAAACGAAGAAAAATATGAGATTAAACATCAGTTATTCTCAATGTCCTTATTTCGTTCTCTGATAATACATCACAGAATAGCAAAATACTCTTAAAGAATACCTAAAAACGTACAATCCACAAAGAACAACAACAAAATGTTAAGATTTATATGGTGGTACGGACACCAATTGATTTACATGTGCAGATGCATATCGCATATCCATACCGCATCTTGATCAAAAGTATAAACCGCAACAGACTTAATAATAGAAATCTTCACAATCGAACAAAGAAATATGCAAGCTTGGCTTAAGCTGTTGGTTGAATACTGCGATCTTTCTTAGTGCAACGGTATGTAGTAATTTTCTTTCAAGGAAATTACAACCGAATGATCATGTGTCAATGAAGTAATAGCAACACCTCGGAATTTTAATAAATACATACTATACTGTTCCCTACATAATGCAACGGGAAGACTATTAAATAGGTTAATTTATGTGAATTAGCTGTAAATGTAAATACCTGCGAGTAGTCTGCTGTTGTGGGgatgtataaaagagggacgaaatataccagagggagagtcaaactaatacatcgaaaataaacgccaatggtaaatataaaaagacaaacaagcaaataatagtacagaaaacaaaaaaatagaatacTAAAAAATAAGCAACCCCACCTAACACCGGGGTGATATCATGTGTTAAACAAGCGTCAGCAAATCTTGGTCCACATGGTgtacccatcgtgttgcttatgttattacaaatccggttaa
The window above is part of the Mytilus edulis chromosome 6, xbMytEdul2.2, whole genome shotgun sequence genome. Proteins encoded here:
- the LOC139528542 gene encoding putative leucine-rich repeat-containing protein DDB_G0290503, which encodes MKHLSTLIYLIQSVLYCLVSNVCSQGDELRINVTVLNSTCTVNGRNECRNKYLQICYKNKDQLCGNKMGFDCFIETYDDPDQATLKALNGSNLPLVTLDKISSVTHIKVGITEEPKNDHSPSATACENSRRNTTNGFIVKTSSADGNYQITLSIDVVCKNSNFCGIHCIGCGDTTILSTGKVTALNISRSPITYMMTTLNISRTTIKASTTLSTLHTTSKSTTTVSDGRNTAGFKTSEASGVLTDILLPITTKEGYSTYSYNDTTQTTNDTNTLADSNEHSQNITVIVVPVAIIVGILVVVILIYVLYRKHNQSSRTSPAEDEKNRLVVNEDTEGNDRHSIESNDRSNGVQKKNENLKIEHAIEEKDVVHPKTINVDKTVSCRVDESETISTKHNDTTDTSSKEVNSEIENNEVSNTINENQKDTEQSNIKLEPETSVHTDTDDKIRKRHKKKKKKKISDTEENMYSTSSDLSKINIPANESNDIPNGQNNGYVPDDEHSDAAKPYESDEQSKRKSDDIAMSSPVDNHKIKYQELESKSKSNSQNENIKLNRSTEKEELSDGGLNNKSRSNSEDVSGNNVPFSDSGASNHQAQSNGGFPQHVISRNDIENIAQAKMETIMNSKMIEMSRDINENTNNSINQVKEDVTVIQQTVQEKMLQNNNEIKEQINKNTEEIENVKRKGDRKMQKLKDQVQECKERLRIFEDRIKEYTQNQKLLEEKVVASGGKQDDGRREVIETENEIQKLRDEMNRLSENLRQQESQQKKNISVTDTPLFTKTALVSERSPHSNDVLRSRTASDDALYRKYSDSIAATDQHSELEKKRKKNKKKRTPSIRFTGDGTVHIQNEDNTIAIEQNGPMEVQQTNRGIRLTGGNVEIDIESPRKKTSSSQNDQTT